Proteins encoded within one genomic window of Synechococcus sp. PCC 7335:
- a CDS encoding biopolymer transporter ExbD, whose product MRTRHRRPSRIPEVNLVPMMDVLMTVLIFFVVISMGLTGVEINGVTLPRSVNSTDEIISGSADESPPFVIGLTAQKELILDDEIIQLRNLSPRLRTYFQENPDGTILLKADRTLPYDDIANLLDELRGSGGRRVSLAVE is encoded by the coding sequence ATGCGTACTCGTCATCGTCGTCCTAGCCGGATTCCTGAAGTCAACCTTGTGCCGATGATGGATGTACTAATGACGGTGCTGATCTTCTTCGTTGTCATCTCTATGGGCCTAACCGGTGTCGAGATCAACGGCGTCACCCTGCCCCGCTCTGTTAATAGTACTGATGAAATTATCAGCGGCAGCGCAGACGAGTCGCCGCCTTTTGTAATTGGTCTGACGGCTCAAAAGGAGCTGATCTTAGATGATGAAATCATTCAGCTACGAAATCTATCACCTAGGCTAAGGACTTATTTTCAGGAGAATCCTGATGGAACGATCTTGCTCAAGGCGGATCGGACTCTACCCTATGATGATATTGCCAATCTCCTAGATGAACTGAGAGGAAGTGGCGGTCGCCGAGTCTCGTTAGCCGTAGAATAG
- a CDS encoding biopolymer transporter ExbD: protein MRFRHTEDNSIPTIDLIPMLTVMMGVLAFFVVISISLGREELIQVDLPPEQTEEPGEEADLVRDPFVVEMDGTGQRLLNGNPIAPEPLAIEIESYLAQDTDRIVYLIPSRELPYEQVVQFLGDMRAVGGKRVSLAIREAS, encoded by the coding sequence ATGCGCTTTCGACACACCGAAGACAATAGCATTCCGACAATAGATCTCATTCCCATGCTGACGGTGATGATGGGGGTTCTAGCTTTCTTTGTGGTGATCTCTATCTCGCTAGGTCGTGAGGAGCTAATTCAGGTAGACCTGCCTCCTGAGCAAACCGAGGAACCTGGTGAGGAAGCAGACCTCGTTCGAGATCCGTTTGTGGTTGAAATGGACGGGACTGGCCAGAGACTACTCAACGGGAACCCTATTGCGCCTGAGCCGCTGGCTATCGAAATAGAGTCTTACCTAGCTCAAGATACCGACAGGATTGTTTATTTGATTCCTAGCCGCGAACTTCCTTATGAGCAAGTAGTTCAGTTTCTCGGTGATATGCGAGCTGTCGGCGGCAAGCGAGTTTCTTTGGCTATCAGAGAAGCGTCCTAA
- a CDS encoding MotA/TolQ/ExbB proton channel family protein — protein MATVFDFLARGGPVMVPIVGASVLTVACALERATFWTDLLRREAKVVNEVLDKARTSLDEAAAIAARSRDLPIGRFLIAPLNLHNPSPDSFRLALENAADKEFVKMRKGDKLLETVVAVAPLLGLLGTVIGLIRTFENLNIGGSDGAIGATEAAGGIGEALITTAAGMVVAILALLVLRVMVTLQAQQMDYFSEAGNELELIYRQYWYEADRAQRGKLAVVDPANSLEITHPEESLPPPPTFQQPTF, from the coding sequence ATGGCAACCGTATTTGATTTCTTAGCAAGAGGTGGCCCGGTCATGGTGCCTATTGTGGGCGCGTCTGTCTTGACAGTGGCTTGCGCGTTAGAAAGAGCGACCTTTTGGACGGATTTGCTACGGCGAGAAGCCAAGGTCGTCAATGAGGTATTAGATAAGGCCCGAACCAGTTTAGATGAGGCTGCTGCGATTGCGGCGCGATCGCGAGATTTACCGATTGGCCGTTTTCTGATCGCTCCGCTGAATCTGCACAACCCCTCTCCAGACTCCTTTCGTCTAGCGCTAGAAAATGCTGCGGACAAAGAGTTTGTCAAAATGAGAAAAGGTGACAAGCTACTAGAGACCGTTGTCGCTGTTGCTCCTCTGTTGGGACTACTGGGCACTGTCATAGGACTGATTAGAACGTTTGAGAACTTAAATATTGGCGGTAGTGATGGTGCTATCGGTGCGACAGAAGCTGCGGGCGGTATCGGCGAAGCTTTAATTACAACAGCGGCTGGAATGGTGGTTGCGATTCTGGCACTGCTTGTGCTGCGAGTAATGGTGACGCTACAAGCTCAGCAAATGGACTACTTTTCGGAGGCAGGAAACGAACTAGAGCTGATCTATCGCCAATACTGGTATGAAGCGGATCGAGCGCAAAGAGGTAAGCTGGCAGTTGTAGACCCGGCAAACAGCCTAGAGATTACTCACCCAGAAGAGAGTTTGCCACCGCCCCCCACCTTTCAGCAGCCCACTTTCTAA
- a CDS encoding DUF1823 family protein has protein sequence MMTDLPDLTTETLWAILNGDLADDTVNQLVWQTLGYTYCMDTQTWQTQNVDKLWAEKYPEPPNFIESRPATVQLTRAIPKENKQLLKTVLGFKGYSVDQLVPRLTRRATMANWLLSIMRERGLI, from the coding sequence ATGATGACTGACCTTCCTGATCTAACAACTGAGACGCTATGGGCTATCCTCAATGGTGATCTAGCCGACGATACGGTTAATCAGCTAGTCTGGCAAACCCTGGGCTATACCTATTGCATGGATACCCAGACGTGGCAAACCCAAAATGTAGACAAGCTCTGGGCCGAGAAGTATCCTGAACCACCCAACTTTATCGAAAGCAGGCCAGCGACAGTGCAGCTGACTAGAGCAATCCCCAAAGAAAACAAACAGCTACTCAAAACTGTTTTAGGTTTCAAGGGCTACTCAGTTGACCAGCTAGTCCCTAGGCTAACCCGCAGGGCCACGATGGCGAACTGGCTATTGAGTATTATGAGGGAGAGGGGCTTGATATAG
- a CDS encoding biotin--[acetyl-CoA-carboxylase] ligase — MKGTELGIYPEFSRIRPKFDIHLFETLTSTNTHLWEMLKASNQSQAKAGTVVIAAQQSSGRGQRDRIWQSDPGGLYLSLALEPDWPIAYSAQLTCISAWGIAIALNNLGIPIQIKWPNDLFYQGQKLGGILTETKLSQPSAIPSNPLIERHKLDSTARIRQAVIGVGLNWHNLVPQSGITLTKILESGLYRHAQTKIDCLETLIVVVLRGILQGYFYQQRVGSQVFMKTYQKLLTQVGKPVSLKNGTLKVLSISDLEVDSRRVYGRVIGVSEEGYLQVAMQKQGASLTSKGSSARAKLHTANQNAANQSERILLIRPSEIHI, encoded by the coding sequence ATGAAGGGGACTGAGCTAGGAATCTACCCAGAATTTAGCCGAATTCGTCCAAAATTTGACATCCATCTGTTTGAAACCCTGACCTCGACGAATACTCATCTGTGGGAGATGCTGAAGGCTAGCAACCAGTCTCAGGCTAAAGCTGGAACAGTCGTAATCGCAGCGCAGCAGTCTTCAGGTCGTGGACAGCGCGATCGCATCTGGCAATCAGATCCAGGTGGCCTGTACCTTTCGCTTGCGCTAGAGCCAGACTGGCCGATAGCCTATAGCGCTCAGCTTACCTGCATTAGCGCCTGGGGAATTGCGATCGCCCTAAACAACCTTGGCATTCCAATTCAGATAAAGTGGCCCAACGATCTCTTCTATCAAGGACAGAAGCTAGGCGGCATTCTGACCGAGACTAAGCTGTCACAGCCGAGCGCTATCCCTTCAAACCCGCTAATAGAAAGACATAAACTGGACTCTACTGCTCGCATTCGTCAGGCCGTAATCGGTGTAGGACTGAATTGGCACAACCTAGTCCCACAATCTGGAATCACTCTGACAAAAATATTAGAGAGCGGACTCTACCGTCACGCCCAAACCAAAATAGATTGTTTGGAGACACTAATTGTCGTTGTCCTCAGGGGAATCCTGCAAGGGTACTTCTATCAACAGCGAGTCGGTAGTCAAGTTTTCATGAAGACCTACCAGAAATTACTCACACAAGTCGGTAAACCTGTTTCATTAAAAAACGGTACGCTCAAAGTGCTATCGATATCAGATCTTGAAGTCGACTCTAGAAGGGTATACGGAAGGGTAATTGGAGTCTCCGAAGAAGGCTATTTGCAAGTCGCTATGCAAAAGCAGGGGGCTAGCCTTACATCTAAAGGTTCCTCTGCAAGGGCAAAACTACATACGGCTAATCAGAATGCAGCCAATCAGAGCGAGCGGATTCTACTGATAAGGCCCAGCGAAATTCACATATAG
- a CDS encoding M23 family metallopeptidase, translated as MTASKQTLNSKVADSVADTNVTSPSEGYQHSGLSIGQKLRRAWLVTFGLISSCGLVTSQINFAKAQSDHIEGNYAAEGNYAVEAHHLNDPDSPLSVGLDSASPIAQPTVAAGASPTFSAPKTALKQGVSSHPLVGMIEPGIVAAPIVDYVNTPASATAYDVAASPGIEEVIPVPASSPAVEVGPESSAPISAPTISAPASVAEPVSEPVVTSAEPIVEISPEVTPEAAPVFTPAPSTEQVVPAEITPVALPEEIARPGEYDNIFVDPTDYSVGATETPDVVVAEQSTGCEFTVSQGQGVPAGACGTAALATAASSGESANGSTTGSTANATMPTSYSQPAPVASASAVNVGPVSFSESGIRLSTSAAGRAYLNRSVRPVVNLQAAAKFIFPLSAPAPISSLFGFRVHPIFGDHRFHAGTDIAAPQGTPVLAAQDGVVAAAGEAGGYGLMVVLEHELEEATLESRYAHLSEIFVASGKAVKKGEVVGLVGSTGNSTGPHLHFEMRELTADGWVLVNPDSMVQDSLARLVQALNNPSQTISFSLDDFKLKNLKLKNLGVNKTAADTEDTELLPGRNGLPYRPAQPNAS; from the coding sequence ATGACAGCTTCCAAGCAAACTCTCAATTCTAAAGTGGCGGATAGTGTGGCAGATACCAATGTCACCAGCCCTTCAGAGGGCTATCAGCATAGTGGCTTGTCAATAGGTCAAAAGCTACGCAGAGCTTGGCTAGTTACTTTTGGGTTGATCAGTAGCTGTGGCCTGGTCACTAGCCAGATCAACTTTGCTAAAGCGCAAAGCGATCATATTGAAGGTAATTACGCAGCAGAAGGCAATTACGCAGTAGAAGCCCACCACCTAAACGATCCTGACTCACCTCTATCAGTTGGGTTAGACTCTGCTTCACCGATTGCTCAGCCTACGGTTGCAGCCGGAGCTTCGCCTACTTTTTCCGCACCCAAGACTGCACTCAAACAAGGCGTCTCCTCCCATCCGCTCGTCGGTATGATTGAACCGGGGATAGTGGCTGCGCCTATAGTCGACTATGTCAATACGCCCGCTTCAGCAACGGCCTACGATGTTGCTGCATCTCCAGGTATAGAGGAGGTTATACCAGTACCCGCTTCTAGCCCCGCTGTGGAAGTTGGTCCTGAGTCATCTGCTCCAATATCTGCACCTACAATATCTGCACCTGCGTCAGTTGCTGAACCAGTATCCGAGCCTGTGGTAACTTCAGCTGAGCCCATAGTCGAGATCTCACCAGAAGTTACACCGGAGGCTGCGCCGGTCTTCACACCAGCACCGAGCACTGAGCAGGTAGTACCCGCTGAGATTACACCAGTTGCGCTACCAGAGGAAATTGCCCGACCAGGCGAGTACGATAATATCTTTGTCGATCCTACGGACTACAGTGTTGGCGCGACCGAGACGCCTGATGTGGTAGTCGCTGAGCAGTCTACAGGTTGTGAATTTACAGTGTCTCAGGGGCAGGGCGTACCCGCAGGGGCTTGCGGAACAGCAGCCCTTGCTACAGCTGCGTCTTCTGGTGAATCAGCCAACGGTAGCACTACTGGGTCGACTGCTAATGCGACTATGCCTACTAGCTATTCTCAGCCTGCACCGGTTGCTAGTGCTTCGGCGGTCAATGTCGGACCTGTAAGCTTCAGCGAATCCGGTATTCGACTATCAACTAGCGCAGCAGGCCGCGCTTATCTCAATCGCTCAGTCCGCCCGGTGGTGAATCTACAAGCCGCGGCGAAGTTCATATTCCCACTATCAGCACCAGCACCGATTAGCTCTTTGTTCGGTTTTCGGGTGCATCCAATCTTTGGTGACCATCGCTTCCATGCTGGTACCGATATTGCCGCTCCCCAAGGCACCCCGGTATTAGCGGCCCAAGACGGCGTAGTTGCAGCAGCCGGAGAAGCCGGTGGCTATGGCCTGATGGTAGTACTAGAGCACGAGCTGGAAGAGGCCACGCTAGAAAGCCGATATGCTCACCTATCAGAGATTTTTGTAGCGTCCGGAAAAGCTGTCAAGAAAGGGGAGGTCGTCGGGTTAGTGGGCAGTACCGGCAACTCTACAGGACCGCACCTACACTTTGAGATGCGAGAGCTAACAGCGGATGGCTGGGTGCTGGTCAATCCTGATAGCATGGTACAGGATTCTTTGGCAAGGCTAGTCCAGGCATTAAACAATCCGAGTCAGACCATCAGCTTTAGTCTAGATGACTTTAAATTGAAGAACTTAAAATTGAAGAACTTAGGCGTAAACAAAACAGCGGCGGATACAGAAGATACAGAACTGTTACCTGGACGAAACGGTCTGCCTTACCGCCCAGCTCAGCCAAACGCTAGCTGA
- a CDS encoding thioesterase family protein: MTFRYYRTIRFHETDAAGVVYFANILTFCHEAYEAALSEIPIDQALFFSVSNLYPIPIVHAEADYFKPLLCGDKITITLVPVQLSAYSYEVRYTFNYQQAELSTSSLSTSSLSTSLLNQPSADSQSTSEPLAIALTRHACIDKTTRKKHPIDRQLTDWLTNQTAFSGADD; the protein is encoded by the coding sequence ATGACCTTTCGATACTATCGAACGATTCGTTTTCACGAAACCGATGCAGCCGGGGTGGTTTACTTCGCTAATATACTGACGTTTTGTCATGAGGCATATGAGGCAGCACTAAGCGAAATTCCGATAGACCAGGCTCTGTTTTTTTCTGTATCGAACCTGTATCCAATTCCGATAGTCCATGCCGAAGCAGATTATTTTAAGCCGCTGCTGTGTGGGGACAAAATCACCATTACGTTAGTGCCAGTGCAGCTTTCTGCCTACAGTTACGAAGTTCGCTATACGTTCAACTATCAGCAGGCCGAACTATCGACTAGCTCACTATCAACTAGCTCACTATCAACTAGCCTATTAAATCAGCCATCAGCAGACAGTCAGTCAACAAGTGAACCGCTTGCGATCGCCCTTACCAGGCACGCATGTATCGACAAAACGACGCGCAAGAAGCATCCTATTGACCGTCAATTGACTGACTGGCTGACGAATCAAACAGCATTTTCAGGAGCTGATGATTAA
- a CDS encoding AMP-binding protein, with protein MAAVGMTPEVVWAGLRRDWCELGKWKDREIGKDLDAWFELVTTRRTQLEAYALEQGRHNRQDSAALIVIVADAEPMDFLAGFWAGVLAGWTVALANPNWAKQEWQSVTDQINPDTIWSSPCSTCSPIRPLIHSPTRPLQTAPFILIPTGGTAGQLKFACHTWATLTAAVHGFRRHFQSDNAPINSYCVLPLYHVSGLMQVMRTWLTGGQMVIAPFKDVSSQNPLSSQLASACLPPYTYLSLVPTQLARLVAAERFSWLRQFHTVLLGGAPTWTALLNQAIKHQIPICLTYGMTETGAMVTAMRSQDFLQSVVSDRPSSGWPMPHATIQIEDSSRQLSTGEVGRVVVTSSAIAHGYHNLPSSSFKGQTFYTDDLGYLDSDGQLHITGRASSQIISGGENIFSSEVESALRSTGQLLDVCVVGLPDAVWGEVVSAAYVPLHPNVSIASLKLALDKNGQISRYKYPKRWLALESIPRNAQGKINHQLLKMLFDSSASQSIDGQ; from the coding sequence GTGGCAGCAGTTGGAATGACACCAGAGGTAGTGTGGGCAGGGTTGAGACGGGACTGGTGTGAATTAGGAAAGTGGAAAGATCGAGAGATAGGAAAGGACTTGGATGCTTGGTTTGAGCTGGTGACAACCCGGCGTACCCAGCTCGAAGCCTATGCTCTAGAACAGGGTAGGCATAATCGTCAAGACTCGGCGGCGCTGATTGTCATAGTCGCCGATGCTGAGCCGATGGATTTTTTGGCTGGTTTCTGGGCAGGTGTCTTAGCTGGCTGGACAGTGGCTCTTGCTAACCCAAACTGGGCAAAACAAGAATGGCAGTCTGTCACTGATCAAATCAACCCCGACACCATATGGAGTTCCCCTTGCTCAACCTGTTCGCCCATTCGCCCGCTCATCCACTCACCTACTCGCCCACTACAAACCGCTCCATTCATCCTGATTCCGACTGGCGGTACTGCCGGTCAGCTCAAATTCGCCTGTCATACCTGGGCAACCCTCACCGCCGCCGTTCATGGCTTCCGGCGCCATTTTCAGTCTGACAACGCACCTATCAATTCCTACTGTGTCCTGCCGCTCTATCATGTCAGCGGACTTATGCAGGTCATGCGAACTTGGCTCACAGGTGGTCAGATGGTAATTGCCCCTTTCAAGGATGTCTCTTCTCAAAACCCACTTTCTTCTCAGTTAGCGTCTGCGTGTCTGCCTCCATACACATACCTATCTCTTGTTCCTACTCAGCTCGCTCGTTTGGTTGCTGCCGAAAGATTTTCCTGGCTTCGACAGTTTCATACAGTTCTTCTCGGGGGTGCTCCCACTTGGACCGCTTTGCTCAACCAGGCGATAAAACATCAAATTCCTATCTGCCTAACTTATGGCATGACTGAGACAGGCGCGATGGTGACGGCGATGCGATCGCAAGACTTTTTGCAAAGCGTTGTCAGTGACCGTCCCTCTAGTGGATGGCCAATGCCTCACGCGACAATTCAGATTGAGGATAGCAGCAGACAGTTGTCTACTGGAGAAGTCGGACGAGTCGTTGTAACGTCGAGCGCGATTGCTCACGGCTATCACAATCTGCCTTCATCAAGCTTTAAAGGACAAACTTTTTACACGGACGATTTGGGCTATTTAGATAGCGACGGCCAACTGCATATCACCGGACGTGCTAGCAGCCAGATCATCAGTGGCGGCGAGAACATTTTCTCCTCTGAAGTAGAGAGTGCATTGCGTAGTACTGGTCAGCTTCTCGATGTCTGTGTGGTGGGCTTACCTGATGCTGTTTGGGGTGAAGTGGTGAGCGCTGCGTATGTTCCGCTTCATCCCAATGTTTCTATTGCTAGCCTAAAACTAGCGCTAGACAAAAATGGGCAGATTAGCCGGTACAAGTATCCAAAGCGATGGCTCGCGCTAGAGAGTATCCCCAGAAACGCGCAGGGAAAAATTAATCATCAGCTCCTGAAAATGCTGTTTGATTCGTCAGCCAGTCAGTCAATTGACGGTCAATAG
- a CDS encoding o-succinylbenzoate synthase, which yields MHHVNDKPAVATFEFRSYRRAFRRPIKTHYGIWKHREGIILKLSDHQGRIGFGEVAPLPWFGTETQSQAIAFCQRIPSRLSIGDDFSILPTLPACQFGFELAYRNLTKDIHCADLAIHHYSALLPTGEAALDAWSALWAMGHRTFKWKIGVAPVSVELAWLSQLMERLPLGAQLRLDANGGLCEIAAHHWLDRCDRLGHRIEFIEQPLPPNCFAELIKLTRRYQTPIALDESVTTLDQLKAHYYRGWRGIYVVKPAVLGSLNRLQQFCEDYSIDLVVSSVFETDIGRQALIDLAIELQNSSFSKPHRALGMGTQQWLPHDGLDDPDWEALWQQLE from the coding sequence ATGCATCACGTCAACGACAAGCCAGCGGTGGCCACTTTTGAGTTTCGTTCGTATCGTCGCGCTTTTCGACGACCGATTAAGACCCATTATGGCATCTGGAAACATCGTGAAGGTATTATTCTCAAGCTCAGCGATCATCAGGGCCGCATTGGTTTTGGAGAAGTTGCACCGCTCCCTTGGTTTGGCACTGAAACGCAATCGCAGGCGATCGCATTCTGCCAGCGTATTCCATCTAGACTCTCTATCGGCGATGATTTTTCTATTTTGCCGACGCTGCCTGCCTGCCAGTTTGGCTTTGAGCTAGCCTATAGGAACTTGACGAAAGATATCCACTGCGCTGATCTGGCTATCCATCACTACAGCGCTCTATTGCCCACGGGTGAGGCCGCCTTAGATGCCTGGAGTGCGCTGTGGGCTATGGGTCACCGCACTTTCAAGTGGAAAATCGGCGTTGCCCCTGTTTCAGTCGAGCTAGCTTGGCTCTCACAGCTGATGGAACGACTGCCTTTAGGCGCTCAGCTGCGACTAGATGCCAATGGAGGACTTTGTGAGATAGCTGCCCATCATTGGTTAGATCGATGCGATCGCCTTGGCCATCGCATCGAATTTATCGAGCAGCCTCTACCTCCTAACTGCTTCGCTGAGCTAATCAAACTTACCCGTCGCTACCAGACCCCTATTGCCCTTGACGAGTCGGTGACCACCCTAGACCAGCTGAAGGCTCACTACTATAGAGGTTGGCGCGGTATCTATGTAGTCAAACCCGCTGTCCTTGGCTCTCTCAACCGACTCCAACAGTTTTGCGAAGACTATTCTATCGACTTAGTAGTTTCCTCTGTCTTTGAAACTGACATAGGCCGTCAGGCACTCATTGATCTAGCGATAGAGCTGCAAAACAGCTCGTTCTCTAAGCCTCATCGCGCATTAGGGATGGGCACGCAGCAATGGCTGCCGCATGACGGACTAGATGATCCTGATTGGGAGGCTCTGTGGCAGCAGTTGGAATGA
- the menA gene encoding 2-carboxy-1,4-naphthoquinone phytyltransferase, giving the protein MTTRTVKPETVCADQVDLVHSASAHSADDQLRSQKRLWLAALKPPMYCVAVMPICVGSAVAYVQTGRFRADVFSMFALSAILLLVWENLSNDVFDAETGIDVNKHHSLVNLTSNRQLIFWIGNVCLLLGVAGVLTISLTQHDSTVLAMVLACCALGYLYQGPPFRLGYRGIGEILCFLSFGPLAVGAAYYSQTQSWGPAGWLAGWQLSSPLLPAAIIVGIGTTLVLFCSHFHQIEDDLKAGKRSPVARLGTQRGAQLLPAACTAVLLTALAAIAQGGLPLGTLLILGSLPAAIKLCLHVLTFHNQPERVKNSKFLAIHFHFWSGSLLLIGLIASTAI; this is encoded by the coding sequence ATGACTACTAGAACGGTTAAACCCGAGACTGTCTGTGCCGACCAGGTTGATCTAGTCCATTCCGCTAGTGCTCATAGCGCCGACGATCAATTGCGATCGCAAAAACGGCTTTGGCTAGCAGCGCTGAAGCCGCCGATGTATTGTGTGGCGGTGATGCCTATTTGTGTGGGTAGCGCGGTAGCTTATGTCCAGACTGGTCGTTTCAGAGCAGACGTTTTCTCGATGTTTGCTCTATCAGCTATCTTGCTGCTGGTATGGGAAAACCTTAGCAATGATGTCTTTGATGCAGAGACTGGGATCGATGTTAACAAGCATCATTCGTTGGTTAATTTAACTTCCAACCGACAGCTGATCTTCTGGATTGGCAATGTTTGTTTGCTACTAGGCGTTGCCGGTGTTTTGACAATCTCTTTGACCCAGCACGATTCAACGGTTTTGGCTATGGTTCTAGCCTGTTGCGCTTTGGGCTATCTCTATCAAGGGCCTCCTTTTCGCCTAGGATACCGGGGCATAGGCGAAATTCTTTGTTTTCTCAGCTTTGGGCCGCTAGCAGTAGGCGCTGCTTACTATTCGCAAACTCAAAGCTGGGGGCCAGCAGGCTGGTTAGCGGGCTGGCAATTGAGTAGTCCGCTGTTGCCTGCTGCTATCATCGTGGGCATCGGGACTACTTTGGTATTGTTCTGCTCACACTTTCACCAGATAGAAGATGATTTGAAAGCAGGGAAACGATCGCCAGTTGCTAGATTAGGAACCCAGAGAGGAGCGCAGTTATTACCGGCGGCCTGCACCGCGGTTCTGCTGACGGCCTTAGCGGCGATCGCCCAGGGTGGACTTCCTTTGGGTACGCTTTTGATATTGGGCAGTTTGCCTGCTGCCATCAAGCTTTGTTTGCATGTACTGACCTTTCACAATCAGCCAGAGAGAGTCAAAAATTCAAAGTTCTTAGCGATTCATTTTCACTTTTGGAGTGGTTCGCTGCTCCTGATTGGACTGATTGCCTCTACTGCGATTTAA